The Fructilactobacillus ixorae genome has a window encoding:
- a CDS encoding RsmE family RNA methyltransferase: protein MQHYFSERPLTVGEEVPLSAEIKQHWLRVLRATIGTQAEFVDDQQQVFVGELVDEQQGIIKIVAATTQNVELPVAVTIACGLPKSGKAELIVQKATELGAQTIIFVPTDWSVAKWSQKATKKIARLQKIARSAAEQSHRNVIPEVRYYENLTALQTVAADADQRVIAYEEAAKQGETSRLVQLGTQLHPGDRVIALFGPEGGLRLEEVQDLQATGFQVVGLGPRILRTESAPLYFLSAISVLSELK, encoded by the coding sequence GTGCAACATTATTTTAGTGAACGTCCCTTAACGGTGGGCGAAGAAGTCCCGTTATCCGCAGAAATTAAGCAACACTGGTTGCGGGTCTTACGCGCTACCATAGGAACGCAGGCCGAGTTTGTGGATGACCAGCAGCAGGTCTTTGTGGGCGAACTGGTCGATGAGCAGCAGGGCATAATTAAAATTGTGGCTGCAACCACGCAGAATGTCGAACTGCCGGTGGCGGTCACCATTGCCTGTGGCTTACCGAAAAGTGGGAAAGCCGAGTTAATTGTGCAGAAAGCTACGGAACTCGGAGCGCAAACCATTATCTTCGTCCCAACCGATTGGTCGGTCGCAAAGTGGTCCCAGAAGGCCACTAAAAAGATTGCGCGTTTACAAAAAATTGCGCGCAGTGCGGCCGAACAGTCGCATCGAAACGTGATTCCGGAAGTTCGGTACTACGAAAACCTGACGGCGTTACAGACGGTGGCGGCAGACGCAGACCAGCGGGTAATAGCATATGAAGAAGCAGCCAAACAGGGGGAGACCAGTCGGCTAGTGCAACTGGGCACGCAGCTTCACCCGGGCGACCGAGTGATAGCCCTCTTTGGTCCTGAAGGGGGCCTGCGCCTTGAGGAAGTTCAGGACTTACAAGCCACTGGGTTTCAGGTGGTCGGCTTAGGCCCCCGGATTCTACGCACGGAATCGGCACCGTTGTACTTTTTGAGTGCCATTTCTGTACTTTCCGAACTTAAATGA
- a CDS encoding VOC family protein, translating to MALDNYFTGIQHVGIPATDLDETVAFYEKLGFEKAGEFLYQGNRCAFMKYGNLLIETWEGDETAKVDGAINHISLNTTDAAAALQAAKQMDLNLIDTEIQTRPFWDKGIKFFNIYGPNHEKIEFCEIVK from the coding sequence ATGGCATTAGATAATTACTTTACCGGAATTCAACACGTTGGAATTCCAGCCACAGACTTAGATGAAACGGTTGCTTTTTACGAAAAATTAGGCTTTGAAAAGGCCGGTGAATTTTTATACCAAGGTAATCGGTGTGCATTTATGAAGTACGGTAACTTATTGATTGAAACGTGGGAAGGTGACGAAACCGCGAAAGTTGATGGAGCCATTAACCACATCTCATTAAACACTACGGATGCCGCTGCTGCTTTACAAGCAGCCAAGCAAATGGATTTAAACTTAATTGACACGGAAATTCAAACTCGGCCATTCTGGGACAAGGGAATTAAGTTCTTCAACATCTATGGTCCGAACCACGAAAAAATTGAATTCTGTGAAATTGTAAAATAA
- a CDS encoding (S)-acetoin forming diacetyl reductase: MKKVALITGAGQGIGAAIAKRLHHDGFAVALVGRTLDKVENVAHIIQKDHGDALAIKADVANREEVFAAVQTAYDHFGDLNVMINNAGVAPTTPILEVTPEVLAEAERINVGGTVWGIQAAATMFKRLKHAGKIINASSQAGMTGNPNLTVYGSTKFAIRGITETTAKELADDGITVNAFCPGIVETPMMNEIAKQVAEKAGKPFAWGMEQFAKDIALKRLSQPEDVAGCVSYLAGPDSDYMTGQSLLIDGGMVFN, translated from the coding sequence ATGAAAAAAGTTGCCTTAATTACCGGTGCCGGTCAGGGAATTGGTGCCGCCATTGCAAAGCGGTTACATCACGATGGGTTTGCAGTGGCCCTCGTCGGTCGAACCTTAGATAAGGTGGAAAACGTAGCGCATATCATTCAAAAGGATCATGGAGACGCCCTTGCAATCAAAGCTGACGTGGCCAACCGGGAAGAGGTTTTTGCAGCTGTTCAAACTGCCTATGACCACTTTGGTGATTTGAACGTGATGATTAATAACGCGGGGGTTGCTCCCACAACGCCCATTTTAGAGGTCACCCCGGAAGTGCTGGCAGAAGCAGAACGGATTAACGTGGGTGGCACCGTGTGGGGAATTCAAGCGGCGGCGACCATGTTCAAACGGCTCAAGCACGCCGGAAAAATTATTAATGCGTCTTCACAGGCTGGGATGACCGGTAATCCGAATCTAACGGTTTACGGATCCACTAAGTTTGCGATTCGGGGGATTACGGAAACCACGGCAAAGGAGTTAGCCGATGACGGCATCACCGTGAACGCCTTTTGTCCGGGAATTGTCGAAACGCCAATGATGAATGAGATTGCCAAGCAGGTAGCGGAAAAAGCCGGCAAACCATTTGCATGGGGCATGGAACAATTTGCCAAGGACATCGCCTTGAAACGGCTTTCGCAACCAGAAGACGTGGCAGGGTGTGTTTCGTACCTTGCGGGTCCTGATTCTGATTACATGACCGGCCAATCACTCTTGATTGATGGGGGCATGGTCTTTAACTAA
- the prmA gene encoding 50S ribosomal protein L11 methyltransferase, translated as MSLTKIQVTTTNEAVAAVSNLLVELGAQGIQIEDQLPGDQVVVETYVAADVDIQPLLDRIQQALAQFADYGLDAGAATVTTQQVDDRWTTEWEHYYHAERITRYLTVVPNWEDYQQNQRDQQLIRLDPGMAFGTGTHPTTKLALQALEMSLRGGETLFDVGTGSGVLSIGARLLGAGAIRAFDNDPVAVASAQQNVAANSGMQDIEVATNSLLDGILGTVDVIVANMLAEVLHALLPQVPSHLTETGQLILSGIYADQLAGILAQLDSLKLDVQLTLAHENWRALVVKRKGQ; from the coding sequence ATGAGTTTAACCAAGATTCAAGTAACCACCACGAATGAAGCCGTCGCAGCGGTTAGTAATTTGCTAGTTGAGTTAGGTGCCCAAGGGATTCAAATTGAGGATCAATTACCGGGGGACCAAGTGGTCGTGGAGACGTATGTAGCTGCAGATGTTGACATCCAACCGTTGCTTGACCGCATTCAGCAAGCCTTAGCCCAGTTTGCCGATTATGGCCTTGATGCGGGAGCCGCAACGGTCACCACGCAACAAGTTGATGATCGCTGGACCACCGAGTGGGAGCATTATTATCATGCCGAACGGATTACGCGCTATCTAACGGTGGTTCCCAACTGGGAGGATTATCAGCAAAACCAACGTGATCAGCAGCTGATTCGCTTGGATCCCGGGATGGCCTTTGGAACGGGAACGCATCCAACGACCAAACTAGCGCTCCAAGCCTTAGAAATGAGCCTGCGGGGTGGTGAAACGCTCTTTGACGTGGGGACTGGATCAGGCGTGCTCAGTATTGGGGCTCGTTTATTAGGTGCCGGTGCCATTCGGGCTTTTGATAATGATCCGGTGGCGGTCGCTTCTGCCCAGCAAAATGTGGCCGCGAACTCCGGGATGCAAGATATTGAGGTCGCCACCAATAGTCTCCTTGATGGCATTTTGGGGACGGTGGATGTCATTGTTGCAAACATGTTAGCAGAAGTGTTGCATGCCTTGCTCCCACAGGTGCCGAGCCATTTAACGGAAACTGGACAGCTAATTTTATCGGGAATTTATGCTGATCAATTGGCGGGCATTCTAGCCCAACTGGACTCCCTAAAGCTAGACGTTCAGCTAACGCTGGCGCACGAGAACTGGCGGGCCTTGGTAGTAAAACGGAAAGGACAATAA
- a CDS encoding Y-family DNA polymerase yields MNYQTEPRGVYLFIDNKSFYASCECVARGLNPLTAVLCVMSETASTNGGLILAASPRAKQLFGLHNVNRQYELPHDERLLLVPPRMNFYLQQNLKINRIFSEFAAEADILPYSIDESLLDVTHSWQLAGNTVREVAERIQREVRRRLGLYVTVGIGDNPVQAKLALDLYAKHAADLIGEIHYQDVPTKIWTIRDLTAVWGIGTRQAQRLHRLGINSMADLAAANPYALQQELGIIGSQLFATAWGIDRSNLHEQYRPRHRSYSNGQVLPRDYWQAAELEVVLKELAEQVAARIRAHQLQAGSVALSLGLATASRTAGVRGRLAKTRRIAATDQTADLTATVLALFHELWQGEGIRRINLAYGDLTKATGMQLELLANNQQRVRRQRLTQVTDQIRQRFGVSAIFHPHSLCPGGTALQRAGLVGGHSGGNSYE; encoded by the coding sequence GTGAATTATCAAACCGAACCCCGCGGGGTTTATCTCTTCATTGATAACAAATCTTTTTATGCTAGTTGTGAATGTGTGGCCCGGGGCCTAAACCCGTTAACTGCGGTTCTCTGTGTTATGTCAGAAACCGCCAGTACGAACGGTGGCTTAATTCTAGCAGCCTCACCACGGGCGAAACAGTTATTTGGGTTGCATAACGTGAACCGCCAGTACGAGCTCCCCCATGACGAACGCCTCTTGTTAGTGCCACCACGAATGAATTTTTATCTGCAACAAAACTTAAAAATCAACCGGATTTTTAGTGAATTTGCCGCTGAAGCAGACATTTTACCATATTCGATTGATGAATCGCTGTTAGACGTTACGCATTCGTGGCAGCTAGCTGGGAATACGGTTCGCGAGGTTGCCGAACGGATTCAACGGGAAGTGCGTCGACGCTTAGGACTGTACGTTACGGTTGGGATTGGTGATAATCCGGTCCAGGCCAAGTTAGCACTTGATTTATATGCGAAACATGCTGCTGATTTAATTGGCGAGATTCACTATCAAGATGTGCCCACGAAGATTTGGACCATTCGGGATTTAACTGCCGTATGGGGAATTGGAACCCGGCAGGCGCAGCGACTACACCGCTTGGGCATTAATTCGATGGCGGATTTAGCTGCGGCGAATCCGTATGCACTACAACAAGAACTTGGCATCATCGGCTCTCAGTTATTTGCGACCGCCTGGGGCATCGATCGTAGTAATCTCCACGAACAATATCGACCCCGGCACCGGAGTTATAGTAACGGACAGGTACTTCCCCGTGATTACTGGCAGGCTGCTGAGTTAGAAGTAGTTTTAAAGGAACTCGCGGAGCAAGTTGCTGCCCGAATTCGCGCGCACCAACTGCAAGCAGGGTCGGTCGCCCTTAGCCTAGGGTTAGCCACTGCAAGCCGAACGGCGGGAGTACGTGGTCGGTTAGCCAAAACTCGTCGGATTGCTGCTACCGACCAAACGGCCGATTTGACGGCGACCGTGTTGGCTCTGTTTCATGAACTCTGGCAGGGTGAGGGGATTCGGCGGATTAACTTGGCGTATGGTGATTTAACCAAGGCCACCGGAATGCAGTTAGAGCTATTAGCCAATAATCAGCAACGGGTGAGACGACAGCGATTAACGCAAGTAACCGATCAAATCCGGCAACGCTTTGGGGTCAGTGCCATCTTTCACCCGCACAGCCTGTGTCCAGGTGGGACTGCGCTGCAACGTGCTGGACTAGTTGGGGGTCACAGTGGGGGAAATAGTTATGAATAA
- the lepA gene encoding translation elongation factor 4 produces MQTAQRKIRNFAIVAHIDHGKSTLADRILELTDTVSKREMKDQLLDNMDLERERGITIKLNAVQLKYHGKDGVDYVFHLIDTPGHVDFSYEVSRSLAACEGAILVVDATQGIQAQTLANVYLALDDNLEILPVINKVDLPSAEPDRVKQEIEAVIGLDTSDAVEISAKTGLNVDHLLAEIVAKIPAPTGEIEAPLKGLVFDSIYDDYRGVVLSVRIFAGVVKAGDRIRLMNSGSEYEVTEVGVNSPKPLPRDYLMAGDVGYLTASIKDITQTRVGDTITNVDEPAAQALPGYREMIPMVYAGLYPTDNAKFEDLREALEKLKLNDASLEFEPEVSEALGFGFRCGFLGLLHMDVVQERLEREFNLDLITTAPSVTYHVNLNGGGMVEVENPAEMPDVSKIKNIEEPSVKATIMVPNDYVGAVMKLCQARRGNFVTMEYLDDARVNVIYQMPLSEIIFNFFDKLKSSTKGYASLDYEVDGYQVSDLVKVDILLNGDQVDALSFIAHRQFAEDRSREIVRKLKEIIPRQNFEIPVQAAIGSKIIARTNIKAYRKDVTSRIHTGDPDRRAKLLEKQKRGKKRMKAVGKVEIPQAAFMTVLQSDTEQNGD; encoded by the coding sequence ATGCAAACTGCCCAACGCAAGATTCGGAATTTTGCGATTGTGGCCCATATTGACCATGGGAAGTCGACCCTGGCTGACCGCATTCTAGAGTTAACTGACACGGTATCGAAACGGGAGATGAAAGATCAACTATTAGATAACATGGACTTGGAACGGGAACGTGGGATTACGATTAAGTTGAATGCGGTTCAACTGAAGTACCACGGAAAAGATGGGGTTGATTATGTCTTTCATCTAATTGATACCCCGGGGCACGTTGACTTTTCGTATGAAGTTTCACGTAGTTTAGCTGCCTGTGAGGGCGCCATTTTGGTCGTGGATGCGACCCAGGGAATTCAGGCCCAAACCCTTGCCAATGTTTATCTAGCCCTAGACGACAACCTAGAAATTCTGCCCGTGATTAATAAGGTTGACTTACCGTCTGCCGAACCAGATCGGGTTAAACAGGAAATCGAAGCTGTGATTGGGCTAGATACCAGCGATGCGGTTGAAATTAGTGCGAAGACCGGGCTGAACGTTGACCACTTGTTAGCAGAAATTGTGGCGAAAATTCCGGCACCAACCGGTGAAATCGAGGCGCCCTTAAAGGGGCTGGTTTTTGACTCCATTTATGATGATTATCGGGGCGTGGTGCTTAGCGTCCGGATTTTTGCTGGAGTCGTTAAAGCGGGGGACCGGATTCGGTTGATGAACAGCGGGAGCGAGTACGAAGTGACCGAGGTAGGGGTTAACTCGCCCAAACCACTGCCGCGGGATTACCTGATGGCGGGGGACGTTGGTTATTTAACCGCTAGCATTAAGGATATTACCCAAACCCGAGTGGGAGATACGATTACGAACGTCGACGAACCGGCAGCCCAGGCTTTACCCGGGTATCGGGAAATGATTCCGATGGTTTACGCGGGGCTTTATCCAACCGATAACGCGAAGTTTGAAGATTTACGTGAAGCCCTGGAAAAACTTAAGTTAAATGATGCGTCCTTGGAATTTGAACCAGAAGTTTCTGAAGCCCTGGGTTTTGGCTTTCGGTGTGGCTTTCTGGGCTTGTTGCACATGGATGTGGTGCAAGAACGCTTGGAACGCGAGTTTAACCTTGATTTAATCACTACGGCGCCTTCGGTTACCTACCACGTAAACCTAAATGGGGGTGGCATGGTTGAGGTGGAAAATCCCGCCGAAATGCCGGATGTTTCAAAGATTAAAAACATTGAAGAACCATCTGTAAAAGCAACGATTATGGTACCGAATGACTACGTTGGGGCGGTAATGAAACTTTGTCAGGCGCGTCGAGGGAACTTTGTAACCATGGAATATCTTGATGATGCTCGGGTGAACGTTATTTACCAGATGCCCCTGTCAGAAATTATTTTTAACTTTTTCGATAAGTTAAAATCCAGTACGAAGGGTTACGCTTCCCTTGATTATGAAGTGGATGGCTATCAAGTTAGTGACCTAGTAAAGGTGGATATTCTCTTGAATGGGGATCAAGTTGACGCCCTGAGTTTTATTGCGCACCGTCAGTTTGCAGAGGATCGGAGTCGCGAGATTGTACGCAAGTTAAAGGAAATTATTCCGCGCCAAAACTTTGAAATTCCAGTTCAAGCTGCGATTGGATCCAAAATCATTGCCCGGACGAACATTAAAGCTTACCGGAAAGATGTAACGTCCCGGATTCACACCGGGGATCCCGACCGGCGGGCTAAGTTGTTAGAGAAGCAGAAACGAGGTAAGAAGCGGATGAAGGCCGTTGGAAAGGTCGAGATTCCCCAGGCGGCCTTTATGACAGTCTTGCAATCTGATACAGAACAAAATGGCGATTAA
- the dnaJ gene encoding molecular chaperone DnaJ produces the protein MAAKNYYDVLGVSKDATEKDINHAYRHLSKKYHPDINKEPGAEAKFKEITEAYEVLSDQQKRANYDQYGSADGPQGFGGSAGGGFNGAGGAGFGDFSDIFSDLFGGGGRRRADPTAPQQGEDLQYQMTLTFDEAIFGKTTKISYHREAECPDCHGNGAKPGTHPETCPDCHGSGRIARTVNTPMGQMQTQTTCPQCEGTGKLIKEKCPKCGGTGKIEENHEVEIKVPAGVEEGQQMRLQGQGNAGLNGGPYGDLFVVFRVLPSQDFHRDGSTIYYNKEISFADAALGNEVDVKTVYGDGKLTIPAGTQTGTVFKLKGKGAPRLHSDSKGDEMVRVTVVTPKKLSPEQKLAMQAFAEASGEHPIPEKGFFEKLKDKLK, from the coding sequence ATGGCAGCGAAAAATTATTACGATGTCTTAGGCGTTTCAAAGGATGCGACCGAAAAAGATATTAACCACGCCTATCGCCACCTATCCAAAAAATATCACCCGGATATTAATAAGGAGCCAGGAGCTGAAGCCAAGTTTAAAGAAATCACTGAGGCTTATGAAGTTTTAAGTGATCAGCAAAAACGGGCAAACTACGATCAATATGGTTCCGCAGATGGTCCGCAAGGCTTTGGCGGTAGTGCCGGAGGCGGCTTTAATGGCGCTGGCGGTGCTGGATTTGGGGACTTTTCGGATATCTTTAGTGATTTGTTTGGGGGCGGAGGTCGGCGTCGAGCTGATCCAACGGCCCCCCAACAAGGTGAAGATTTGCAGTACCAAATGACGTTGACCTTTGATGAAGCAATTTTTGGAAAGACAACGAAAATTAGTTACCACCGGGAGGCTGAATGTCCGGATTGTCATGGTAACGGGGCTAAACCAGGGACCCACCCAGAAACCTGTCCGGATTGTCACGGGTCTGGCCGAATTGCGCGGACGGTTAACACCCCCATGGGCCAAATGCAAACCCAAACCACTTGTCCGCAGTGTGAGGGAACTGGGAAATTAATTAAGGAAAAATGTCCAAAATGTGGTGGAACTGGGAAGATAGAAGAAAACCACGAGGTTGAAATCAAAGTTCCAGCCGGTGTTGAAGAAGGACAGCAGATGCGCCTACAGGGCCAAGGAAATGCTGGCCTTAATGGTGGACCCTACGGAGATCTGTTTGTAGTCTTTCGGGTGCTGCCAAGTCAAGACTTTCACCGGGATGGTTCCACGATTTACTACAACAAGGAAATTTCGTTTGCGGATGCAGCTTTAGGAAATGAAGTAGACGTCAAAACCGTTTATGGTGATGGCAAACTGACGATTCCAGCGGGAACCCAGACCGGGACCGTCTTTAAGCTTAAGGGCAAAGGCGCCCCCCGATTGCACAGTGATAGTAAGGGTGATGAAATGGTGCGCGTAACCGTTGTGACCCCCAAGAAATTATCGCCAGAACAAAAGTTAGCGATGCAAGCCTTTGCGGAAGCGAGTGGGGAACATCCCATTCCTGAAAAAGGATTTTTTGAAAAGTTAAAGGATAAATTAAAATAA
- a CDS encoding DUF805 domain-containing protein, which translates to MFNYLFALIPAWLITNLADTLLGQVASDVYLILVALARVGQLFVTRGRLHDSNHSGWWFWIQLILVIGTL; encoded by the coding sequence ATTTTTAACTACCTATTCGCGTTAATCCCGGCCTGGCTAATTACTAACCTAGCAGATACACTTTTGGGGCAAGTAGCTTCGGATGTTTATCTGATTCTGGTTGCCCTCGCCCGGGTGGGTCAGCTTTTTGTTACCAGGGGCCGGCTCCACGACTCCAATCACTCTGGTTGGTGGTTTTGGATTCAGTTGATTCTGGTGATTGGAACTTTGTGA